Proteins found in one Thalassomonas actiniarum genomic segment:
- a CDS encoding phospholipase A, with protein MNSFQAKPEIFTTKSPALSLLQCLMLSLPVLCYGATGDDLDQCLLKAIKSAAANSTIEQIRQKCQQELKKKITKPGAISQRILSERQTAFDPYVITPHKMNYILPVSISDEINKQAYTAIGGWAENFEDTEAKLQLSIKVPLNYASLFTPGDGIYFGFTLQSWWQVYSDNISKPFRETNYQPEFFYLTPLNWHPVDSNTGLALGIEHQSNGRSQLLSRSWNRLYVNFLFEKNNFGLSFKPWWRIEEDDKAFELDPEGDDNPDIEDFMGYFEVKAAYKWQQYELSFTGRENFAEHHGGLELGLTFPLWGKLRGYLQYTSGYGESLIDYNHKQQRFGLGIALTNLL; from the coding sequence ATGAATAGTTTTCAGGCCAAACCAGAAATTTTTACGACAAAGTCCCCTGCTTTATCCTTGCTGCAATGCCTGATGTTAAGCCTGCCCGTTCTATGCTATGGGGCAACAGGCGATGACTTGGATCAGTGCCTGCTTAAGGCAATAAAATCAGCAGCAGCGAACAGTACCATTGAACAAATTCGTCAGAAATGTCAACAGGAGCTAAAAAAGAAAATAACCAAACCCGGGGCCATTAGCCAGAGGATCTTGTCAGAACGGCAAACCGCCTTTGATCCCTATGTGATCACCCCCCATAAGATGAACTACATCCTGCCGGTGAGTATCAGCGATGAAATCAATAAACAAGCTTACACCGCCATTGGTGGCTGGGCTGAAAACTTTGAAGACACAGAGGCCAAGCTTCAGTTAAGCATTAAAGTACCGTTAAATTATGCCAGCCTTTTTACCCCGGGTGATGGCATATATTTCGGTTTTACCTTGCAGTCGTGGTGGCAAGTGTATTCAGATAACATTTCCAAACCTTTTAGGGAAACCAATTACCAGCCGGAATTTTTTTATTTAACTCCCTTAAACTGGCATCCGGTTGACAGCAATACCGGTTTGGCTCTGGGCATAGAACATCAGTCCAATGGCCGCTCCCAGCTGTTATCCCGTAGCTGGAACCGCCTTTACGTCAACTTTCTGTTTGAAAAAAACAACTTTGGCTTATCCTTTAAGCCCTGGTGGCGTATCGAAGAAGATGACAAGGCGTTTGAACTTGACCCGGAAGGTGATGATAATCCGGATATAGAAGATTTTATGGGTTACTTTGAAGTGAAAGCCGCCTATAAATGGCAACAATACGAGTTATCTTTTACCGGACGCGAAAATTTTGCCGAGCACCACGGTGGCCTGGAATTAGGTTTAACCTTTCCTTTGTGGGGAAAGTTACGCGGTTATCTCCAATATACCAGCGGTTATGGTGAAAGCCTGATTGATTACAATCATAAACAGCAGAGATTCGGTTTAGGTATCGCATTAACCAACCTGCTTTAA
- a CDS encoding DUF4136 domain-containing protein → MNTFTSKIGLLAINKRSWLTQSLSVISCLLLTACSTSPKFTIKHELNPAISTSGYKTFSWLTKDRLLVPSPELSPITQLKISQAIEDELIRKGYTHIADGERADFTVSFTVGSRDKIKVTSYPVSYHGFGWGRGFYGGYRHAGSVITNQNEIRSYTQGHLAIDIYDVKSKQPVWHGWASKRLSKQDAKDRDLLIKQVVAQLLLSFNSG, encoded by the coding sequence ATGAATACATTCACCTCAAAAATTGGACTTTTGGCCATAAATAAACGCTCTTGGCTAACACAGAGTCTATCAGTCATTAGCTGTTTACTGTTAACAGCATGCTCCACCAGCCCCAAGTTTACTATCAAACATGAGCTTAATCCGGCAATCTCAACATCAGGTTATAAAACCTTTTCCTGGTTAACCAAAGATCGCCTGCTAGTCCCCTCCCCTGAATTAAGTCCGATCACTCAATTAAAAATATCCCAGGCAATAGAAGATGAACTTATCCGCAAAGGATATACGCATATCGCTGACGGGGAAAGGGCCGATTTCACCGTTTCTTTTACCGTCGGTAGCCGGGACAAGATAAAAGTCACCTCTTATCCGGTCAGTTACCATGGTTTCGGTTGGGGCCGTGGCTTTTATGGCGGCTATCGCCACGCGGGTAGTGTGATAACAAACCAAAATGAAATCAGAAGTTATACCCAGGGCCATTTGGCAATCGATATTTATGACGTCAAAAGCAAACAGCCTGTCTGGCACGGCTGGGCCAGTAAGCGTTTAAGTAAACAAGATGCTAAAGACAGGGATTTACTCATTAAGCAGGTGGTGGCTCAGCTACTTCTCTCTTTTAATTCCGGCTAA
- a CDS encoding PP2C family protein-serine/threonine phosphatase, producing MLTQNWQSQAISHQGRVRSENQDACLSDDNNQLWLVADGMGGGKGGALASQMLKQAFENVQLKETLVERVEQLEQLVFNANLNIYHYAGENFAGAYMGTTLVLLNRWHNLGILIWAGDSRCYGQDARELFCLTWDHNQATELMKSGLLSEDEMKKMPKSNAITRAVGLDVELCLEIKLLDMTAWQLFLLCSDGIYSEVSDSLMFNCFSTDNSIENKLGDIQEKVLKSGAHDNLTLVCVYSELQLETEISTAYLHPWNKDIEQLQFDYYLGNIALAQLLAKRRKLLDDLVEILPGAGDTPRTLPTGDIKALYQLSEQIRHRRDPVYFIFAGIIVLILLVFIYIFFGVSDKM from the coding sequence ATGTTAACGCAAAACTGGCAAAGTCAGGCTATCAGCCATCAGGGACGTGTACGCAGTGAAAACCAGGATGCCTGTCTTAGCGACGATAACAATCAGTTATGGTTAGTGGCAGATGGCATGGGGGGAGGAAAAGGCGGCGCTTTAGCCAGTCAAATGCTTAAACAGGCCTTTGAAAATGTTCAGCTCAAAGAAACGCTGGTGGAGCGGGTGGAGCAGCTGGAGCAGCTGGTTTTTAACGCTAATCTTAATATTTATCACTATGCCGGGGAAAACTTTGCCGGAGCCTATATGGGCACGACTTTGGTGTTGCTTAACCGTTGGCATAATCTCGGTATTCTTATTTGGGCGGGTGACTCCCGTTGTTACGGGCAAGATGCCCGGGAGTTATTTTGCCTGACCTGGGATCATAACCAGGCGACCGAGCTGATGAAGTCAGGACTGCTTAGTGAAGATGAAATGAAAAAAATGCCCAAAAGCAATGCTATTACCCGGGCGGTGGGACTGGATGTGGAGTTATGCCTGGAAATCAAACTGCTGGATATGACCGCCTGGCAGTTATTTTTATTATGCAGTGACGGTATTTATAGCGAAGTGAGTGATAGTTTAATGTTTAACTGTTTTTCAACGGATAACAGCATCGAGAATAAACTGGGTGACATACAGGAGAAGGTATTAAAATCAGGTGCCCATGACAATCTCACCCTGGTTTGTGTTTATTCGGAGCTGCAGCTGGAGACTGAAATTTCCACCGCCTATTTACACCCCTGGAACAAGGATATTGAGCAATTACAATTTGATTATTATCTCGGCAATATCGCGCTGGCGCAGCTGTTAGCTAAACGGCGGAAATTGCTGGATGATCTGGTCGAGATACTACCTGGGGCTGGTGATACCCCCCGGACATTGCCAACAGGAGATATTAAGGCCTTATACCAGCTATCAGAACAAATAAGGCATAGGCGTGATCCGGTATATTTTATCTTTGCCGGTATCATAGTGCTGATTTTACTTGTCTTTATTTATATCTTTTTTGGTGTTAGCGATAAAATGTAA
- the tagF gene encoding type VI secretion system-associated protein TagF: MIKGIGFYGKLPAFGDFIRRNLSAVFIDHWDNWQMRAMESAGWQLKDKWQKLYLNAPVWRFYLSEGLLDDNAFLGITMPSVDKVGRLYPFTLVVELDGQDNPLALLCCLESELIRLEDFLIALLDEKIIDLKVLLAHLTRETEAALTGRLIPEALVSSLTGGELFSCELTDLQDLTPAVSAMACNFIKHQTPKYSFWWSCGSQRRAPQFRVFDDMPPAQAYISFLERET, translated from the coding sequence ATGATCAAGGGCATAGGCTTTTATGGAAAATTACCGGCATTTGGTGATTTTATCCGCCGCAATCTAAGTGCGGTTTTTATTGACCACTGGGACAACTGGCAAATGCGCGCGATGGAAAGTGCCGGCTGGCAGCTGAAAGACAAGTGGCAAAAGCTGTATTTAAATGCGCCTGTTTGGCGATTTTACCTCAGTGAAGGTCTGTTGGATGACAATGCCTTTTTGGGGATCACTATGCCCAGTGTCGACAAGGTTGGCAGGTTATACCCGTTTACTCTGGTGGTGGAATTGGACGGGCAAGATAATCCCCTGGCTTTGTTGTGTTGCCTGGAAAGCGAACTTATTCGCCTTGAAGATTTTTTAATTGCTTTACTTGATGAGAAAATCATAGATCTTAAAGTATTACTGGCGCATTTGACCCGGGAAACCGAGGCAGCACTAACCGGTCGTTTGATCCCTGAGGCCTTGGTTTCATCATTAACCGGCGGTGAACTTTTTAGTTGTGAACTCACCGATTTGCAGGATCTGACTCCGGCAGTATCTGCCATGGCCTGTAATTTTATTAAGCATCAAACTCCTAAATATAGCTTCTGGTGGTCATGCGGCAGCCAGAGGCGCGCGCCGCAATTTAGAGTATTTGACGATATGCCGCCTGCGCAGGCCTATATCAGCTTTCTGGAAAGAGAAACTTGA
- the tssM gene encoding type VI secretion system membrane subunit TssM translates to MAKVKSAIRKLFTLSWFTPLLLVICLSVIIWFAGPYIAFAGYYPLYQPSQRFLVILLILLIWAVSSFYRYHQEKKKEQQLNQALAGDGQDQADKDAEALELKEKFSQAFTLINKNTGGQQLLSRLPWYMIIGSPGCGKTTLLANSGLEFPLAGQLGEPAVKGVGGTKNCDWWFSREAVLLDTAGRYTSRDSHSELDRAAWEQFLALICKFRKKPINGVLVAIGVDELLTANPGGLNEQINAARQRVSELNACFGVKLPVYLLLTKTDLLPGFSEFFESYGYREREQVFGLTFTGTGSGVMSEFEQAFAALTHSLCHQQWRRMEQERDSGRKKSIYLFSHQVAALKNALKELVTAFCHEDDFTRGGIVRGLYFTSGTQHGAPIDNLLANVATSLGLNAKNTLSFPLEARSYFIKNLLQDLVFKEANAFGVFTAYEKRKKRLLTGAFSLAGAITLLLVAGWYFSYQDNKAMIRQTDQQLLSWLKQYQHSGQEAMTVPLGLQPLNQLENMLASLKAHQGGFYQLGLGQAGALYDAVNESYQRLANVIVMPWVKTLFESQLTRSNVDTGVIFQNLKAYLMLDRERDRDIDFLTAQTTLSWQQQNRLSKEQLNALLNHFQHVLREPGLRVNLDQQVITRAQNKLKQSQLADLYYHQFKQDYLGNTSFMLSMADIAGPAWQDVFAAPPQPEKVLSLFYSREFFDKTDQELLEAFLHDNGRYSWVLGDQEQEPDFRRLKSDIMDLYTRDYIKAWKSLLGQLHIDAFTELSRGIRALESASGSHSPFIYLLNTLELNTRLSKPGLMDKTQKLLDKGFSGESRLRRLADQGAGLGGEKLSPKEQVTQAFATINGVNDEANKLAYQDKLLNALSELFVHLSLLSQQSGQGIVSEAKQEHKPVKGLRTFAVRQAMPLKRWLEQISQETENALWYGASKEVARVWQQSYLQQCQKITAQGYPFMPSARQEILLQDFSTLFARSGLLQRFYDQYLDKLIDNVSVPWRWKGEVPAKLLYSQQALRFFQQANLIRQSYFDISGDNPFVELEFTPVYLDPRVRRFSLNISGQPVTYQFGPPITKKITWPGSRGVEHITLSFTRQDGSEVVHREEGTFGLFRLLASSKVKPLKKNSFQLTFTLDGYQAIYAVASRRRVHPLAIPALAEFVCLERL, encoded by the coding sequence ATGGCGAAAGTAAAATCGGCAATAAGAAAACTCTTCACCCTGAGCTGGTTTACACCTTTGCTGCTGGTTATTTGCTTATCCGTGATCATCTGGTTTGCCGGCCCCTATATTGCCTTTGCCGGTTACTATCCTTTATACCAGCCTTCACAGCGTTTCTTAGTGATTTTATTAATACTGCTGATCTGGGCGGTGAGCAGCTTTTATCGCTACCATCAAGAGAAAAAAAAGGAGCAGCAGCTGAATCAGGCGCTGGCCGGGGACGGACAGGATCAGGCAGATAAAGATGCCGAAGCCCTTGAGCTCAAAGAAAAATTTAGCCAGGCTTTTACCCTGATTAATAAAAATACCGGCGGGCAGCAACTGCTCAGCCGTTTACCCTGGTATATGATCATAGGATCGCCGGGTTGCGGTAAAACCACTTTGCTGGCCAATTCGGGTTTAGAGTTCCCCCTGGCCGGCCAGTTAGGTGAACCTGCGGTAAAGGGGGTGGGCGGTACAAAAAATTGTGACTGGTGGTTCAGCCGGGAAGCGGTATTGCTCGATACTGCCGGGCGTTATACCAGCCGGGATAGCCACAGTGAGCTTGACCGTGCCGCCTGGGAGCAGTTTCTTGCGCTCATTTGCAAGTTTCGTAAAAAGCCCATTAATGGTGTGCTGGTGGCCATCGGCGTTGATGAACTGTTAACGGCAAACCCGGGCGGGCTTAATGAGCAGATAAATGCTGCCAGGCAAAGGGTGAGTGAGTTAAATGCCTGCTTTGGGGTAAAATTGCCGGTATATTTGCTGCTGACGAAAACAGATCTGTTGCCGGGGTTTAGCGAGTTTTTTGAAAGTTACGGTTATCGTGAGCGCGAACAGGTATTCGGGCTGACCTTTACCGGTACCGGCAGCGGGGTGATGAGCGAGTTCGAACAGGCGTTTGCGGCGCTGACGCATTCCTTGTGCCACCAGCAGTGGCGGCGCATGGAGCAGGAGCGTGATAGCGGACGCAAGAAAAGTATTTATTTGTTTAGCCACCAGGTGGCGGCATTGAAAAACGCCTTGAAGGAGCTGGTCACTGCATTTTGCCATGAAGACGATTTTACCCGGGGGGGCATTGTCCGGGGCCTTTATTTCACCAGCGGTACCCAGCACGGGGCTCCCATAGATAACTTGCTGGCAAATGTTGCCACCAGCTTGGGGCTAAACGCCAAAAATACCCTGAGTTTTCCCCTTGAAGCGCGCAGTTACTTTATTAAAAACCTGCTGCAAGACCTGGTCTTTAAAGAAGCCAATGCCTTTGGGGTGTTCACCGCTTATGAAAAACGCAAAAAACGCTTGTTAACCGGTGCTTTTTCCCTGGCCGGCGCCATAACTTTGTTATTGGTGGCAGGCTGGTATTTCAGCTACCAGGATAATAAAGCCATGATCCGGCAAACCGATCAGCAGCTGCTGAGTTGGCTGAAACAATATCAGCACAGCGGGCAGGAGGCCATGACAGTGCCGCTGGGCTTGCAGCCGTTAAACCAGCTGGAGAATATGCTTGCCAGCTTAAAAGCGCACCAGGGCGGCTTTTATCAACTGGGACTGGGCCAGGCGGGAGCGCTTTATGATGCCGTTAATGAAAGCTATCAGCGCCTGGCTAATGTCATCGTCATGCCCTGGGTAAAAACCTTATTCGAAAGTCAATTAACACGCAGCAATGTCGATACCGGTGTTATTTTTCAAAACCTGAAGGCTTATTTGATGCTGGACCGTGAACGGGACAGGGATATCGATTTTTTAACGGCGCAGACAACTTTAAGCTGGCAGCAGCAAAACCGGCTGTCAAAAGAGCAGCTTAATGCCCTGCTGAATCATTTTCAGCATGTGCTGCGTGAACCCGGGTTAAGGGTTAATCTGGATCAGCAAGTGATCACCCGGGCACAAAACAAGCTGAAACAAAGCCAGTTAGCCGACTTATATTATCACCAGTTTAAACAGGACTATCTTGGCAATACCAGCTTTATGCTCTCCATGGCAGATATTGCCGGACCGGCGTGGCAAGATGTCTTTGCCGCGCCGCCACAGCCGGAAAAAGTACTATCTTTGTTTTATAGCCGGGAGTTTTTTGACAAAACGGATCAAGAGCTGCTGGAGGCCTTTTTACATGACAATGGCCGCTATAGCTGGGTATTAGGCGATCAAGAACAAGAGCCGGATTTTCGCCGGCTAAAAAGCGACATTATGGACCTTTATACCCGGGACTATATCAAGGCATGGAAAAGCTTATTGGGGCAATTACACATAGATGCCTTTACCGAACTCTCCAGAGGGATCCGAGCCCTTGAAAGTGCCAGCGGCAGTCACTCTCCCTTTATTTATCTGTTAAACACCCTTGAATTAAATACCCGGTTGAGCAAACCCGGTTTGATGGATAAAACCCAGAAATTATTGGACAAGGGCTTTTCCGGGGAAAGCCGGCTGCGGCGTTTAGCCGATCAGGGGGCCGGGCTTGGCGGCGAAAAGCTTAGCCCGAAAGAGCAGGTGACACAGGCGTTTGCTACTATCAATGGCGTAAATGATGAAGCAAACAAACTGGCTTACCAGGATAAATTGCTCAATGCGCTTTCGGAGCTTTTTGTCCATTTATCGCTGTTAAGTCAGCAAAGTGGCCAGGGCATTGTCTCTGAGGCTAAGCAAGAGCATAAACCGGTTAAGGGGTTAAGAACGTTTGCTGTCAGGCAAGCTATGCCGTTAAAGCGTTGGCTTGAGCAAATCAGCCAGGAAACCGAAAATGCTTTATGGTATGGCGCCAGCAAGGAAGTGGCCCGTGTCTGGCAACAATCTTATTTACAGCAATGTCAAAAGATCACCGCTCAGGGTTATCCCTTTATGCCTTCGGCCAGGCAGGAGATTTTGCTGCAGGACTTTAGTACCCTTTTTGCCCGTTCGGGATTGCTGCAGCGTTTTTATGATCAATACCTGGATAAACTGATTGATAATGTCAGTGTGCCCTGGCGCTGGAAAGGGGAGGTACCGGCAAAGTTACTATATTCACAGCAGGCGCTGAGATTTTTTCAGCAGGCAAACCTGATCAGACAAAGTTATTTTGATATCAGCGGCGACAATCCCTTTGTTGAGCTGGAGTTTACCCCGGTATATCTGGATCCCAGGGTGAGGCGTTTCAGTTTGAATATCTCCGGTCAGCCGGTAACTTATCAGTTCGGTCCGCCGATCACTAAAAAGATCACCTGGCCCGGCAGCAGGGGCGTTGAACACATTACCCTGTCTTTTACCCGGCAAGATGGCAGCGAGGTGGTGCACAGGGAGGAAGGTACTTTTGGTTTATTTCGCCTGTTGGCAAGTAGCAAGGTTAAGCCTCTGAAAAAAAACAGCTTTCAACTTACCTTTACCCTGGATGGCTATCAGGCTATTTATGCCGTGGCTTCCCGGCGCAGGGTACATCCCTTGGCTATTCCTGCTTTAGCCGAATTTGTCTGTTTGGAGCGCTTATGA
- the icmH gene encoding type IVB secretion system protein IcmH/DotU, translated as MSNHDDNTIGMPNPGGRRGASEGSEETQIAGVDFARRVRARLDATQPLCLDSLENPLLAAANDILIFVGSAAVIAPGTTAEQLRQDIEDKLLAFESLAVQAGESREAAVTARYLLCCLVDEIVLTTPWGNDSQWAQLTLLAKLHNETWGGEKFFLLAGKLLQQPGQNINLLELIYVCLSLGFAGKYRIAKDNGATLSNINQQLVAAISEVRRGENSPLSPAWQGVTEAGGEAFRYQSPYLLFSLMLIILAIGYFSFFFLLRGQVEPVYRHLSDVAWQELISWEKQQAPDNERATEVGRETGERGNSGAVLDNVRGLFAQDIRQGLVSVDVTQGFVVIRLKHAALFASGSLQPDSQFLPEKLAFKALLDGYQGSVLVVGHTDSTGKADSNWSISLSRANAVKTWLTSLMDRPGRIYARGVADSQPLVANTSDENRSRNRRVEVMLLVKGLTSWRK; from the coding sequence GTGTCTAACCATGACGATAATACCATAGGCATGCCGAATCCGGGGGGAAGGCGGGGGGCGAGCGAGGGCAGTGAAGAAACACAAATTGCCGGCGTTGATTTTGCCCGCCGTGTCAGGGCCAGGTTGGATGCAACGCAGCCGTTGTGCCTTGATAGCCTGGAAAATCCTTTATTGGCTGCGGCGAATGATATTTTAATTTTTGTCGGCAGTGCTGCCGTTATCGCGCCGGGAACCACAGCGGAGCAGCTTAGACAAGATATAGAAGACAAGTTACTGGCATTTGAATCCCTGGCGGTTCAGGCAGGAGAGAGCAGGGAAGCGGCAGTGACGGCACGTTATCTCTTGTGCTGCCTGGTGGATGAAATTGTCCTGACTACGCCCTGGGGCAATGACAGCCAGTGGGCGCAACTGACCCTGCTGGCTAAATTACATAATGAAACCTGGGGCGGTGAAAAGTTTTTCCTGTTAGCGGGCAAGCTGCTGCAACAGCCGGGACAAAATATTAACCTGCTGGAACTGATTTATGTCTGTTTGAGTCTGGGCTTTGCCGGCAAATACCGCATCGCTAAAGATAACGGTGCAACCCTGAGCAACATTAACCAGCAGCTGGTGGCCGCTATCTCTGAAGTACGCCGCGGCGAAAATAGCCCTTTGTCCCCTGCCTGGCAAGGGGTCACGGAAGCTGGTGGGGAAGCATTCAGGTATCAGTCCCCCTATCTGCTCTTTTCGCTGATGCTCATTATTCTGGCCATCGGCTATTTTTCATTTTTCTTTTTATTACGCGGTCAGGTTGAACCCGTATACCGGCATTTATCGGATGTCGCCTGGCAAGAATTGATCAGCTGGGAAAAACAGCAGGCTCCCGATAATGAGAGAGCTACAGAAGTTGGCAGGGAAACCGGGGAGCGGGGAAATAGCGGTGCAGTACTGGATAATGTCAGGGGGCTGTTTGCACAGGATATCAGGCAGGGTCTGGTCAGCGTTGACGTGACGCAAGGTTTTGTCGTGATCCGTTTAAAGCATGCTGCACTGTTTGCCAGCGGCAGTTTGCAGCCGGATAGCCAGTTTTTACCGGAGAAGCTTGCTTTTAAGGCCCTGCTTGACGGTTATCAGGGCTCGGTGCTGGTGGTGGGTCATACCGACTCCACCGGCAAAGCTGATTCAAACTGGAGTATCTCCCTAAGCCGGGCCAATGCTGTGAAAACCTGGCTGACATCCCTGATGGACCGGCCCGGACGCATATATGCCCGGGGCGTAGCTGACAGTCAGCCGCTGGTGGCCAATACCAGTGATGAAAACAGGAGCCGCAACCGCAGGGTAGAAGTGATGCTGCTGGTTAAGGGGTTGACATCATGGCGAAAGTAA
- the tssK gene encoding type VI secretion system baseplate subunit TssK: MPGQKRVVWSEGMLMLPQHFQQQTRYFEQLIQAQQSHYQYPMWGMASLEIDSALLNAGKVSLVKASGYFPDGSFFEIPDRDNLPPALEITGQDRGQIIYLCLYLFHASNTEVSRDQQKAGYCRYLLEEIPLRDTSCDHAEKNHVEVCALNLRLLREKDDRAEYLSIPLARVEEVKGDGKVVLSHDFIASTINIKSCAYICSALEELESVVRHRAEAVANRVSVEGKAVASEVSDFLMLLCLNRYLPRLVHVSSYPCIHPYFLYLLFIELIGEFSTFTHAGKLAPDLPIYNHQQLSDCFHVLISELKASFSAVLEQKSVNIALKDGKAGVNIAVLPDKRLLTNSAFVLAVSADMGLDELRKFFPGQVKLGAVEEIKELVNVQLPGIQITPLAVAPRQIPYQKGTVYFELVQQGQYWQSLETSGGLAIHVGSKFPNLKLELWAVRTR; encoded by the coding sequence ATGCCCGGGCAAAAAAGAGTGGTCTGGAGCGAGGGCATGCTGATGCTGCCTCAGCACTTTCAGCAGCAAACCCGTTATTTTGAGCAGCTTATTCAAGCTCAGCAAAGTCATTATCAATATCCTATGTGGGGAATGGCAAGCCTTGAAATTGACAGTGCCTTACTTAATGCCGGTAAAGTCAGTCTGGTAAAGGCATCGGGTTATTTTCCCGACGGCAGCTTTTTTGAGATCCCGGATCGGGACAACTTGCCCCCGGCATTGGAAATCACCGGGCAAGATCGGGGACAGATCATTTATTTATGCTTGTATCTTTTTCACGCCAGCAATACCGAAGTTAGCCGCGACCAGCAAAAAGCCGGTTATTGCCGTTATTTGCTTGAAGAAATACCGTTAAGAGATACCAGCTGCGATCACGCCGAAAAAAATCATGTTGAGGTCTGCGCATTAAATTTAAGGCTGCTCAGGGAAAAAGATGACAGGGCCGAGTATCTCTCTATTCCGCTTGCCCGGGTGGAGGAAGTTAAAGGGGACGGCAAGGTGGTGCTTAGCCATGATTTTATTGCTTCTACCATCAATATCAAAAGCTGTGCTTATATCTGCAGTGCGCTGGAGGAGCTTGAAAGTGTTGTCCGTCACCGGGCCGAGGCCGTTGCCAACCGGGTCTCGGTGGAAGGCAAGGCGGTAGCCAGTGAAGTATCCGATTTTTTGATGTTATTATGCCTGAACCGTTATTTGCCCCGCTTAGTGCATGTCAGCTCTTATCCTTGTATTCACCCTTATTTCCTGTACCTGCTTTTTATTGAGCTTATTGGTGAATTTTCCACCTTTACCCATGCCGGTAAGTTAGCACCTGATTTGCCTATCTATAATCACCAGCAGCTAAGTGATTGTTTTCATGTGCTTATCAGTGAGCTAAAAGCTTCTTTTAGTGCCGTACTTGAACAAAAGTCCGTCAATATAGCGCTAAAAGACGGCAAAGCCGGGGTGAATATCGCTGTATTGCCTGATAAGCGGCTGTTAACCAACAGTGCTTTTGTGCTGGCGGTGAGTGCGGACATGGGGCTGGATGAATTAAGGAAGTTTTTCCCGGGCCAGGTCAAACTTGGTGCAGTAGAAGAAATTAAAGAGTTGGTGAATGTCCAGTTGCCGGGGATCCAAATCACTCCGCTGGCGGTGGCTCCCCGGCAAATACCTTATCAAAAGGGCACCGTTTATTTTGAACTGGTTCAACAGGGGCAGTATTGGCAAAGCCTGGAAACATCAGGGGGACTTGCCATTCATGTCGGTAGCAAGTTTCCCAACCTGAAATTAGAGCTTTGGGCGGTAAGGACCAGATAA
- the tssJ gene encoding type VI secretion system lipoprotein TssJ yields the protein MAILPKLISITVFSWLLLTACVSPADKERGFVYEIEAVKNINPNFSGDPSPVLLRVFQLTNDANFANSGFTDLLATDLGGLGNELIQSNDYLVQPGSTETIKIDISKNTKYFGLVSGFMDIENASWRQLVAVPEEKMSIFGRGKLLIRVNKLSINAQIRE from the coding sequence ATGGCTATATTACCCAAACTCATTTCTATTACCGTCTTTTCTTGGTTGCTTTTAACCGCCTGTGTTTCTCCTGCGGATAAAGAAAGGGGCTTTGTTTATGAAATTGAAGCGGTCAAAAATATCAATCCCAACTTTTCCGGTGATCCGTCACCGGTACTATTAAGGGTGTTTCAGCTGACCAATGACGCCAATTTTGCCAATTCCGGTTTCACTGATTTACTGGCGACAGATCTTGGCGGTTTAGGCAATGAGTTGATCCAAAGCAACGATTACCTGGTGCAACCGGGCAGCACAGAGACCATTAAAATCGATATTTCCAAAAACACGAAATATTTTGGCCTGGTATCCGGCTTTATGGATATTGAAAATGCCTCCTGGCGGCAACTGGTGGCGGTACCGGAGGAGAAGATGTCTATTTTTGGCAGGGGCAAGCTGTTGATCCGGGTAAATAAGTTAAGCATCAACGCCCAGATCCGGGAGTAA